A single Vespa crabro chromosome 21, iyVesCrab1.2, whole genome shotgun sequence DNA region contains:
- the LOC124431450 gene encoding phospholipase D2 isoform X1, with the protein MERTMSHDSEYDDALGVPDSLELTINENGEAINILNNEDNIEEIECTGIIPFSAIHNIPTKLKKYKQNIFIPCEEVHVRIIDNERSVTTHPLNPNLYTIEFTHGSFSWTIKKRYKHIQNLHNQLKIYRTSLNIPFPTKGHRERRNSLKCLAYSREKMKDRGALPRFPNKPDVLVPYEQLNDRMKVLEDYLRNLIKMDIYKHHPETINFLGLSYLSFIADLGMKGKEGIVLKRTGSGARSRCNFCGLLEGMFCVRCNHFCASICGKWHSRHLLVKDTFIAYIDPKDGKLKSVILMDNAFGISFGMYTTGLRNGLQIINLSRHIVFKCWTRRQAKEWMEFIQQVINTEGKDFIQTNPHNSFAPYRSPIPATWFVDGCNYMSAVADALENAKEEIFIADWWLSPEIYMKRPPINGDYWRLDVILQRKAMKGIKVFIMIYKEVEVALGINSFYSKQRLVEKCPENIKVLRHPDHARVGVFLWAHHEKIVVVDQTIAFLGGIDLCYGRWDNNEHRLIDLGSVQHSSIYIPSKGKTVNTSSKRVTRCNIRNHVLLPLAIATNTIAMATTKTIPVLPIVSKQLKEEYLPQLNANELIIMPTPQEFDTMKCNTPEPQRKNLFDMAITTVGKVKDNIKIKRKELINMVYNPHEGSDSEHDEIDNATVLRPLGSGEEILTTDIFEIPDTTKLWLGKDYTNFIVKDFNDLEKPYRDLVDRSTTPRMPWHDVGVLIQGSAARDVARHFIQRWNAIKIEKAKLNPSYPFLLPKSYKDFRNNATMFIPQNNIQNVKCQVLRSVSSWSAGFLDSDIREASIQEAYIQAISKAERYIYIENQFFITLATMEINYVKNRIGETLLKRILRAHREGAIFRVFIVMPLLPGFEGEVGGPTGTALRAITHWNYASISRGRNSILNRLIEAGISDPSEYITFHGLRTHSMLNGTLVTELIYVHSKLMIVDDNTVICGSANINDRSMIATRDSEIAVIIQDLEFDEGRMNDIAFPCGKFAGSFRKQLFREHLGLLKSNEDINLTDIIKESFYKDIWCKRSKNNTEIYEEVFHCIPTNKVVNFATLKQYQDEASLNSTDTILAQEMVENIKGHLVDMPLNFLCNEDLKPAAGTVEGIMPTALWT; encoded by the exons ATGGAACGTACTATGTCTCATGATTCTGAATACGATGATGCTCTAGGTGTACCTGATTCTTTGgaattaacaattaatgaaaatggagaggcaataaatattttaaacaatgaagataatatcgaagaaatag aatGTACTGGTATAATACCATTTTCTGCCATACACAATATTCCtacgaaattgaaaaaatacaaacaaaatatttttatacccTGCGAGGAAGTTCATGtaagaataatagataatGAACGTAGTGTAACTACGCATCCTTTAAATccaaatttatatactatagaATTTACGCATGGTTCATTTTCTTGGacaattaaaaagagatacaAGCATATACAAAATTTGcataatcaattaaaaatctatagaACGAGTTTAAATATACCTTTTCCAACTAAAGGAcatagagaaaggagaaatagtTTAAAATGTTTGGCATATTcaagagaaaagatgaaagacaGAGGTGCTTTACCAAG atttccaAATAAACCAGACGTTTTAGTACCTTATGAACAATTAAATGATAGAATGAAAGTTCTTGAAGATTATCTTAGGAATTTGATTAAAATGGATATTTATAAACATCATCCAGAAAcg atcAACTTTTTGGGATTATCTTATCTATCATTTATAGCTGATTTAGGAATGAAAGGTAAAGAGGGTATAGTACTGAAACGTACCGGTTCAGGAGCTAGAAGTAGATGTAATTTCTGTGGTTTACTCGAAGGCATGTTTTGTGTCAGATGCAATCATTTTTGTGCTTCGATCTGCGGCAAATGGCATTCTCGGCATCTGCTTGTTAAAGATACCTTTATAGCATATATAGATCCTAAAGATGGCAAATTGAAATCTGTTATTTTAATGGATAACGCTTTTGGTATTAGTTTTGGAATGTATACAACGGGATTAAGAAATggattacaaataataaatctaagtAGACATATTGTTTTCAAATGTTGGACACGTAGACAAGCTAAAGAATGGATGGAATTTATACAACAAGTTATTAATACAGaag GAAAAGATTTTATACAAACAAATCCACATAATTCCTTTGCTCCGTATCGCTCTCCTATACCGGCAACTTGGTTTGTGGATGGTTGCAATTATATGTCAGCTGTAGCTGATGCATTAGAAAATGCCAAAGAGGAAATTTTTATTGCGGATTGGTGGCTCTCTCcagaaatttatatgaaacgTCCACCGATAAATGGAGATTATTGGAGATTAGATGTGATTTTACAAAGAAAAgca ATGAAAGGCATTAAAGTATTCATAATGATATACAAAGAGGTGGAAGTCGCATTGGGTATAAATAGTTTCTATAGTAAACAACGACTTGTAGAAAAATGTcctgaaaatattaaagttttGAGACATCCAGATCATGCAAGAGTTGGTGTATTTCTTTGGGCACATCATGAAAAAATTGTAGTAGTCGATCAAACCATCGCATTTCTTGGTGGTATTGATCTATGTTATGGTAGATGGGACAACAATGAACATAGATTAATTGATTTAG gATCGGTACAACATTCCAGTATATATATTCCgtcaaaaggaaaaacagtAAATACGAGTAGTAAACGAGTAACAAGATGTAACATTCGTAATCACGTATTACTTCCATTAGCTATTGCAACTAATACAATAGCAATGGCAACTACAAAAACTATACCAGTATT ACCTATTGTAAGTAaacaattaaaagaagaatatttacCTCAATTGAAtgcaaatgaattaattataatgccAACTCCACAAGAATTTGAtactatgaaatgcaatactCCAGAGccacaaagaaaaaatttatttgacatGGCAATAACAACAGTTGGAAAAGTaaaggataatattaaaataaaacgtaaAGAACTTATAAATATGGTATATAATCCTCATGAAGGAAGTGATAGCGAACACGATGAGATTGATAATGCAACTGTCCTAAGACCACTTGGAAGTGGTGAAGAAATTTTAACAAcagatatatttgaaattccTGATACAACTAAACTTTGGCTTGGAAAggattatacaaattttatcgtAAAGGATTTTAATGATTTGGAAAAACCTTATAGAGATTTAGTCGATAGAAGTACTACTCCTAGAATGCCCTGGCATGATGTAGGTGTTTTAATACAAGGATCAGCAGCTAGGGACGTTGCTAGACATTTTATTCAACGTTGGAATgctattaaaatagaaaaagcaaaattaAATCCTTCTTATCCATTTCTATTGCCAAAATCTTATAAGGATTTTAGAAATAATGCTACAATGTTCATTccacaaaataatatacaaaatgtCAAATGTCAAGTATTACGATCAGTTAGTTCATGGTCAGCTGGATTTCTTGATTCAGATATAAGAGAAGCTAGTATACAAGAAGCTTATATTCAAGCAATAAGTAAGgctgaaagatatatatacatagaaaatcaattttttataacacttgcaacaatggaaataaattaTGTGAAGAATCGTATTGGAGAgactttattaaaaagaattttacgaGCTCATAGAGAAGGTGCCATTTTTAGAGTATTCATCGTGATGCCTTTATTACCTGGATTCGAGGGTGAAGTTGGTGGTCCAACTGGAACTGCATTACGTGCCATAACACATTGGAATTATGCATCTATATCAAGAGGTAGAAATTCtatattaaatcgattaattgaaGCAGGCATATCGGATCCCAGCGAATATATAACATTCCATGGATTAAGAACTCATTCTATGCTCAATGGTACTCTGGTGACTGAACTCATCTATGTTCACAGTAAGCTAATGATTGTAGATGATAATACAGTAATTTGTGGTTCCgctaatataaatgatagaaGTATGATAGCTACTAGAGATAGTGAGATAGCTGTTATTATTCAA gATTTAGAATTCGACGAAGGAAGAATGAACGATATAGCATTTCCTTGTGGCAAATTTGCTGGATCATTCAGAAAGCAATTATTTCGTGAACACTTAGGATTATTGAAAAGCAATGAAGATATTAACCTAACtgatataattaaagaaagtttctataaagatatatggtgcaagagaagtaaaaataatactgaAATATACGAAGAAGTATTCCATTGCATTCCAACTAACAAAGTTGTTAATTTTGCTACTTTAAAACAGTATCAAGATGAAGCCTCTCTCAATTCTACAGATACAATTTTAGCTCAAGAAATGGTAGAGAATATTAAG GGTCATTTGGTTGATATGCCATTGAATTTCTTATGCAACGAAGATCTAAAACCTGCAGCTGGTACAGTTGAAGGTATAATGCCGACAGCTTTAtggacttaa
- the LOC124431450 gene encoding phospholipase D2 isoform X2, which translates to MERTMSHDSEYDDALGVPDSLELTINENGEAINILNNEDNIEEIECTGIIPFSAIHNIPTKLKKYKQNIFIPCEEVHVRIIDNERSVTTHPLNPNLYTIEFTHGSFSWTIKKRYKHIQNLHNQLKIYRTSLNIPFPTKGHRERRNSLKCLAYSREKMKDRGALPRFPNKPDVLVPYEQLNDRMKVLEDYLRNLIKMDIYKHHPETINFLGLSYLSFIADLGMKGKEGIVLKRTGSGARSRCNFCGLLEGMFCVRCNHFCASICGKWHSRHLLVKDTFIAYIDPKDGKLKSVILMDNAFGISFGMYTTGLRNGLQIINLSRHIVFKCWTRRQAKEWMEFIQQVINTEGKDFIQTNPHNSFAPYRSPIPATWFVDGCNYMSAVADALENAKEEIFIADWWLSPEIYMKRPPINGDYWRLDVILQRKAMKGIKVFIMIYKEVEVALGINSFYSKQRLVEKCPENIKVLRHPDHARVGVFLWAHHEKIVVVDQTIAFLGGIDLCYGRWDNNEHRLIDLGSVQHSSIYIPSKGKTVNTSSKRVTRCNIRNHVLLPLAIATNTIAMATTKTIPVLPIVSKQLKEEYLPQLNANELIIMPTPQEFDTMKCNTPEPQRKNLFDMAITTVGKVKDNIKIKRKELINMVYNPHEGSDSEHDEIDNATVLRPLGSGEEILTTDIFEIPDTTKLWLGKDYTNFIVKDFNDLEKPYRDLVDRSTTPRMPWHDVGVLIQGSAARDVARHFIQRWNAIKIEKAKLNPSYPFLLPKSYKDFRNNATMFIPQNNIQNVKCQVLRSVSSWSAGFLDSDIREASIQEAYIQAISKAERYIYIENQFFITLATMEINYVKNRIGETLLKRILRAHREGAIFRVFIVMPLLPGFEGEVGGPTGTALRAITHWNYASISRGRNSILNRLIEAGISDPSEYITFHGLRTHSMLNGTLVTELIYVHRFRIRRRKNERYSISLWQICWIIQKAIIS; encoded by the exons ATGGAACGTACTATGTCTCATGATTCTGAATACGATGATGCTCTAGGTGTACCTGATTCTTTGgaattaacaattaatgaaaatggagaggcaataaatattttaaacaatgaagataatatcgaagaaatag aatGTACTGGTATAATACCATTTTCTGCCATACACAATATTCCtacgaaattgaaaaaatacaaacaaaatatttttatacccTGCGAGGAAGTTCATGtaagaataatagataatGAACGTAGTGTAACTACGCATCCTTTAAATccaaatttatatactatagaATTTACGCATGGTTCATTTTCTTGGacaattaaaaagagatacaAGCATATACAAAATTTGcataatcaattaaaaatctatagaACGAGTTTAAATATACCTTTTCCAACTAAAGGAcatagagaaaggagaaatagtTTAAAATGTTTGGCATATTcaagagaaaagatgaaagacaGAGGTGCTTTACCAAG atttccaAATAAACCAGACGTTTTAGTACCTTATGAACAATTAAATGATAGAATGAAAGTTCTTGAAGATTATCTTAGGAATTTGATTAAAATGGATATTTATAAACATCATCCAGAAAcg atcAACTTTTTGGGATTATCTTATCTATCATTTATAGCTGATTTAGGAATGAAAGGTAAAGAGGGTATAGTACTGAAACGTACCGGTTCAGGAGCTAGAAGTAGATGTAATTTCTGTGGTTTACTCGAAGGCATGTTTTGTGTCAGATGCAATCATTTTTGTGCTTCGATCTGCGGCAAATGGCATTCTCGGCATCTGCTTGTTAAAGATACCTTTATAGCATATATAGATCCTAAAGATGGCAAATTGAAATCTGTTATTTTAATGGATAACGCTTTTGGTATTAGTTTTGGAATGTATACAACGGGATTAAGAAATggattacaaataataaatctaagtAGACATATTGTTTTCAAATGTTGGACACGTAGACAAGCTAAAGAATGGATGGAATTTATACAACAAGTTATTAATACAGaag GAAAAGATTTTATACAAACAAATCCACATAATTCCTTTGCTCCGTATCGCTCTCCTATACCGGCAACTTGGTTTGTGGATGGTTGCAATTATATGTCAGCTGTAGCTGATGCATTAGAAAATGCCAAAGAGGAAATTTTTATTGCGGATTGGTGGCTCTCTCcagaaatttatatgaaacgTCCACCGATAAATGGAGATTATTGGAGATTAGATGTGATTTTACAAAGAAAAgca ATGAAAGGCATTAAAGTATTCATAATGATATACAAAGAGGTGGAAGTCGCATTGGGTATAAATAGTTTCTATAGTAAACAACGACTTGTAGAAAAATGTcctgaaaatattaaagttttGAGACATCCAGATCATGCAAGAGTTGGTGTATTTCTTTGGGCACATCATGAAAAAATTGTAGTAGTCGATCAAACCATCGCATTTCTTGGTGGTATTGATCTATGTTATGGTAGATGGGACAACAATGAACATAGATTAATTGATTTAG gATCGGTACAACATTCCAGTATATATATTCCgtcaaaaggaaaaacagtAAATACGAGTAGTAAACGAGTAACAAGATGTAACATTCGTAATCACGTATTACTTCCATTAGCTATTGCAACTAATACAATAGCAATGGCAACTACAAAAACTATACCAGTATT ACCTATTGTAAGTAaacaattaaaagaagaatatttacCTCAATTGAAtgcaaatgaattaattataatgccAACTCCACAAGAATTTGAtactatgaaatgcaatactCCAGAGccacaaagaaaaaatttatttgacatGGCAATAACAACAGTTGGAAAAGTaaaggataatattaaaataaaacgtaaAGAACTTATAAATATGGTATATAATCCTCATGAAGGAAGTGATAGCGAACACGATGAGATTGATAATGCAACTGTCCTAAGACCACTTGGAAGTGGTGAAGAAATTTTAACAAcagatatatttgaaattccTGATACAACTAAACTTTGGCTTGGAAAggattatacaaattttatcgtAAAGGATTTTAATGATTTGGAAAAACCTTATAGAGATTTAGTCGATAGAAGTACTACTCCTAGAATGCCCTGGCATGATGTAGGTGTTTTAATACAAGGATCAGCAGCTAGGGACGTTGCTAGACATTTTATTCAACGTTGGAATgctattaaaatagaaaaagcaaaattaAATCCTTCTTATCCATTTCTATTGCCAAAATCTTATAAGGATTTTAGAAATAATGCTACAATGTTCATTccacaaaataatatacaaaatgtCAAATGTCAAGTATTACGATCAGTTAGTTCATGGTCAGCTGGATTTCTTGATTCAGATATAAGAGAAGCTAGTATACAAGAAGCTTATATTCAAGCAATAAGTAAGgctgaaagatatatatacatagaaaatcaattttttataacacttgcaacaatggaaataaattaTGTGAAGAATCGTATTGGAGAgactttattaaaaagaattttacgaGCTCATAGAGAAGGTGCCATTTTTAGAGTATTCATCGTGATGCCTTTATTACCTGGATTCGAGGGTGAAGTTGGTGGTCCAACTGGAACTGCATTACGTGCCATAACACATTGGAATTATGCATCTATATCAAGAGGTAGAAATTCtatattaaatcgattaattgaaGCAGGCATATCGGATCCCAGCGAATATATAACATTCCATGGATTAAGAACTCATTCTATGCTCAATGGTACTCTGGTGACTGAACTCATCTATGTTCACA gATTTAGAATTCGACGAAGGAAGAATGAACGATATAGCATTTCCTTGTGGCAAATTTGCTGGATCATTCAGAAAGCAATTATTTCGTGA
- the LOC124431450 gene encoding phospholipase D2 isoform X3: MKDRGALPRFPNKPDVLVPYEQLNDRMKVLEDYLRNLIKMDIYKHHPETINFLGLSYLSFIADLGMKGKEGIVLKRTGSGARSRCNFCGLLEGMFCVRCNHFCASICGKWHSRHLLVKDTFIAYIDPKDGKLKSVILMDNAFGISFGMYTTGLRNGLQIINLSRHIVFKCWTRRQAKEWMEFIQQVINTEGKDFIQTNPHNSFAPYRSPIPATWFVDGCNYMSAVADALENAKEEIFIADWWLSPEIYMKRPPINGDYWRLDVILQRKAMKGIKVFIMIYKEVEVALGINSFYSKQRLVEKCPENIKVLRHPDHARVGVFLWAHHEKIVVVDQTIAFLGGIDLCYGRWDNNEHRLIDLGSVQHSSIYIPSKGKTVNTSSKRVTRCNIRNHVLLPLAIATNTIAMATTKTIPVLPIVSKQLKEEYLPQLNANELIIMPTPQEFDTMKCNTPEPQRKNLFDMAITTVGKVKDNIKIKRKELINMVYNPHEGSDSEHDEIDNATVLRPLGSGEEILTTDIFEIPDTTKLWLGKDYTNFIVKDFNDLEKPYRDLVDRSTTPRMPWHDVGVLIQGSAARDVARHFIQRWNAIKIEKAKLNPSYPFLLPKSYKDFRNNATMFIPQNNIQNVKCQVLRSVSSWSAGFLDSDIREASIQEAYIQAISKAERYIYIENQFFITLATMEINYVKNRIGETLLKRILRAHREGAIFRVFIVMPLLPGFEGEVGGPTGTALRAITHWNYASISRGRNSILNRLIEAGISDPSEYITFHGLRTHSMLNGTLVTELIYVHSKLMIVDDNTVICGSANINDRSMIATRDSEIAVIIQDLEFDEGRMNDIAFPCGKFAGSFRKQLFREHLGLLKSNEDINLTDIIKESFYKDIWCKRSKNNTEIYEEVFHCIPTNKVVNFATLKQYQDEASLNSTDTILAQEMVENIKGHLVDMPLNFLCNEDLKPAAGTVEGIMPTALWT, from the exons atgaaagacaGAGGTGCTTTACCAAG atttccaAATAAACCAGACGTTTTAGTACCTTATGAACAATTAAATGATAGAATGAAAGTTCTTGAAGATTATCTTAGGAATTTGATTAAAATGGATATTTATAAACATCATCCAGAAAcg atcAACTTTTTGGGATTATCTTATCTATCATTTATAGCTGATTTAGGAATGAAAGGTAAAGAGGGTATAGTACTGAAACGTACCGGTTCAGGAGCTAGAAGTAGATGTAATTTCTGTGGTTTACTCGAAGGCATGTTTTGTGTCAGATGCAATCATTTTTGTGCTTCGATCTGCGGCAAATGGCATTCTCGGCATCTGCTTGTTAAAGATACCTTTATAGCATATATAGATCCTAAAGATGGCAAATTGAAATCTGTTATTTTAATGGATAACGCTTTTGGTATTAGTTTTGGAATGTATACAACGGGATTAAGAAATggattacaaataataaatctaagtAGACATATTGTTTTCAAATGTTGGACACGTAGACAAGCTAAAGAATGGATGGAATTTATACAACAAGTTATTAATACAGaag GAAAAGATTTTATACAAACAAATCCACATAATTCCTTTGCTCCGTATCGCTCTCCTATACCGGCAACTTGGTTTGTGGATGGTTGCAATTATATGTCAGCTGTAGCTGATGCATTAGAAAATGCCAAAGAGGAAATTTTTATTGCGGATTGGTGGCTCTCTCcagaaatttatatgaaacgTCCACCGATAAATGGAGATTATTGGAGATTAGATGTGATTTTACAAAGAAAAgca ATGAAAGGCATTAAAGTATTCATAATGATATACAAAGAGGTGGAAGTCGCATTGGGTATAAATAGTTTCTATAGTAAACAACGACTTGTAGAAAAATGTcctgaaaatattaaagttttGAGACATCCAGATCATGCAAGAGTTGGTGTATTTCTTTGGGCACATCATGAAAAAATTGTAGTAGTCGATCAAACCATCGCATTTCTTGGTGGTATTGATCTATGTTATGGTAGATGGGACAACAATGAACATAGATTAATTGATTTAG gATCGGTACAACATTCCAGTATATATATTCCgtcaaaaggaaaaacagtAAATACGAGTAGTAAACGAGTAACAAGATGTAACATTCGTAATCACGTATTACTTCCATTAGCTATTGCAACTAATACAATAGCAATGGCAACTACAAAAACTATACCAGTATT ACCTATTGTAAGTAaacaattaaaagaagaatatttacCTCAATTGAAtgcaaatgaattaattataatgccAACTCCACAAGAATTTGAtactatgaaatgcaatactCCAGAGccacaaagaaaaaatttatttgacatGGCAATAACAACAGTTGGAAAAGTaaaggataatattaaaataaaacgtaaAGAACTTATAAATATGGTATATAATCCTCATGAAGGAAGTGATAGCGAACACGATGAGATTGATAATGCAACTGTCCTAAGACCACTTGGAAGTGGTGAAGAAATTTTAACAAcagatatatttgaaattccTGATACAACTAAACTTTGGCTTGGAAAggattatacaaattttatcgtAAAGGATTTTAATGATTTGGAAAAACCTTATAGAGATTTAGTCGATAGAAGTACTACTCCTAGAATGCCCTGGCATGATGTAGGTGTTTTAATACAAGGATCAGCAGCTAGGGACGTTGCTAGACATTTTATTCAACGTTGGAATgctattaaaatagaaaaagcaaaattaAATCCTTCTTATCCATTTCTATTGCCAAAATCTTATAAGGATTTTAGAAATAATGCTACAATGTTCATTccacaaaataatatacaaaatgtCAAATGTCAAGTATTACGATCAGTTAGTTCATGGTCAGCTGGATTTCTTGATTCAGATATAAGAGAAGCTAGTATACAAGAAGCTTATATTCAAGCAATAAGTAAGgctgaaagatatatatacatagaaaatcaattttttataacacttgcaacaatggaaataaattaTGTGAAGAATCGTATTGGAGAgactttattaaaaagaattttacgaGCTCATAGAGAAGGTGCCATTTTTAGAGTATTCATCGTGATGCCTTTATTACCTGGATTCGAGGGTGAAGTTGGTGGTCCAACTGGAACTGCATTACGTGCCATAACACATTGGAATTATGCATCTATATCAAGAGGTAGAAATTCtatattaaatcgattaattgaaGCAGGCATATCGGATCCCAGCGAATATATAACATTCCATGGATTAAGAACTCATTCTATGCTCAATGGTACTCTGGTGACTGAACTCATCTATGTTCACAGTAAGCTAATGATTGTAGATGATAATACAGTAATTTGTGGTTCCgctaatataaatgatagaaGTATGATAGCTACTAGAGATAGTGAGATAGCTGTTATTATTCAA gATTTAGAATTCGACGAAGGAAGAATGAACGATATAGCATTTCCTTGTGGCAAATTTGCTGGATCATTCAGAAAGCAATTATTTCGTGAACACTTAGGATTATTGAAAAGCAATGAAGATATTAACCTAACtgatataattaaagaaagtttctataaagatatatggtgcaagagaagtaaaaataatactgaAATATACGAAGAAGTATTCCATTGCATTCCAACTAACAAAGTTGTTAATTTTGCTACTTTAAAACAGTATCAAGATGAAGCCTCTCTCAATTCTACAGATACAATTTTAGCTCAAGAAATGGTAGAGAATATTAAG GGTCATTTGGTTGATATGCCATTGAATTTCTTATGCAACGAAGATCTAAAACCTGCAGCTGGTACAGTTGAAGGTATAATGCCGACAGCTTTAtggacttaa
- the LOC124431321 gene encoding nucleolar GTP-binding protein 1 produces MLYNFKKIAVVPTSKDFIDIILSKTQRKTPTVIHKNYKITRIRAFYTRKVKFTQQNFHDRLSQIIQDFPKLDDVHPFYADLMNILYDKDHYKLALGQINTARHLIDNVAKDYVRLLKYGDSLYRCKQLKKAALGRMATIMKRQASNLTYLEQVRQHLARLPTIDPYTRTIIICGFPNVGKSSFINKITRADVDVQPYAFTTKSLYVGHTDYKYLRWQVIDTPGILDHPLEQRNVIEMQAVTALAHLRAAVLYFCDISEQCGHTLEEQVKLFESIKPLFTNKPLLIVINKIDVIRLEELPFEKREILKPLEADENVPVLEMSTLTDFGVMEVKTQTCERLLAFRVDQKIKTKKVEGILNRLHVAQPVPRDGKIRPPCIPEIVLRKKQAIADKMEQKRKLEKDIEEEMGDDYVLDLKKNYDIEGEQKYDIIPEIWEGHNIADYIDPEIFEKLNQLEREEHIREESGMYDYKIPELTETMREIVALAKQIREKKIIMKDEARIQKASTKPVMPRTAAAKVRERSVSKLKEQMEDLGIDMENTENANFTKKRSRSRSRSQVASKRMRLESVSQSRTRSVSRPARDEMGIKDNAMKTKLKNIAHKALKKKIAKKGLKGEADRFIGTKMPKHLFSGKRGVGKTDRR; encoded by the exons ATGTTgtataatttcaaaaagattGCTGTTGTCCCAACATCAAAG gactttattgatataatattatcaaaaacaCAACGTAAAACACCTACGGTTAttcataagaattataagatcaCAAGGATACGTGCATTTTATACACGTAAAGTTAAATTTACACAACAAAATTTTCATGATAGGTTATCACAAATAATACAAGATTTTCCAAAGTTAGACGATGTTCATCCGTTTTATGCCGATTTAATGAACATTTTGTACGACAAGGATCATTATAAATTAGCCCTTGGACAGATTAATACTGCACGTCATTTGATAGATAA TGTTGCTAAAGATTATGTACGTTTATTGAAGTATGGTGATTCTTTATATCGATGCAAACAATTAAAGAAAGCGGCATTAGGTCGTATGGCCACTATTATGAAAAGACAAGCTTCCAATTTGACGTATCTTGAACAGGTTCGTCAACATTTAGCTAGATTACCAACTATAGATCCTTATACacgtacaattattatctgtGGATTTCCAAACGTTGGTAAAAGCAGTTTTATCAATAAA atTACACGTGCCGATGTAGACGTTCAACCATATGCATTTACGACGAAATCATTGTACGTAGGACATACagattacaaatatttacgtTGGCAAGTAATAGATACACCTGGTATATTGGATCATCCATTAGAACAGAGAAATGTAATAGAAATGCAAGCGGTTACCGCTCTTGCTCATTTACGTGCAGCCGTACTTTATTTTTGTGACATATCCGAACAATGTGGACATACATTAGAAGAACAA gttaaattatttgaatctATTAAACCTTTGTTTACCAATAAACCAttgttaattgtaataaacaaGATTGATGTGATACGTTTGGAAGAACTTCCTTTTGAAAAACGTGAGATATTGAAGCCATTAGAAGCGGATGAAAATGTGCCAGTATTAGAAATGAGTACTTTAACAGATTTTGGTGTTATGGAAGTGAAAACACAAACGTGTGAACGTTTGTTAGCTTTTAGAGTCGATCAAAAGATCAAGACAAAGAAG GTGGAAGGTATATTAAATCGATTACATGTTGCTCAACCAGTACCAAGAGATGGAAAAATTCGTCCACCATGTATTCCGGAAATTGTTTTACGTAAGAAGCAAGCTATAGCCGATAAGATggaacaaaaacgaaaattggAAAAGGATATAGAGGAAGAGATGGGCGATGATTATGTACtcgatttgaaaaagaattatgataTAGAAGGAGAACAGAAATATGACATTATACCAGAAATTTGGGAGGGTCATAATATTGCGGATTACATTGATCCAGAAATATTTGAG aaattaaatcaattggAACGTGAAGAACATATAAGAGAAGAATCTGGTATGTACGATTATAAAATACCAGAATTGACAGAAACTATGCGTGAGATTGTGGCATTAGCCAAACAAATTcgcgagaagaaaataattatgaaggATGAAGCACGTATACAAAAGGCATCTACAAAACCAGTTATGCCACGAACAGCTGCTGCTAAGGTACGAGAAAGATCTGTCTCGAAATTGAAAGAGCAAATGGAAGATCTTGGCATTGATATGGAAAATACAGAAAAT GCAAACTttacgaaaaagagaagtagaTCTAGATCACGTTCACAAGTAGCAAGTAAAAGAATGCGATTGGAATCAGTATCACAGTCAAGAACACGCAGTGTTTCAAGACCTGCACGAGATGAAATGGGTATTAAGGATAATGCT atgaaaacaaaattgaagAACATAGCGCACAAggctttgaaaaagaaaattgcgaAGAAGGGTCTTAAGGGAGAAGCGGACAGATTTATTGGCACAAAAATGCCCAAACACTTGTTCTCTGGTAAAAGAGGAGTTGGCAAGACCGacagaagataa